In Syntrophorhabdaceae bacterium, the genomic window GACGGACATGCAGTCGACGAGGTCCACGTGGAAACCATTCTGCCTGAGAATGCCCGCGATGTACAGGAGACCGAGAGGGCTCGACCAGAAGTTGTAGGCGGCAAAATCGTAGACGTAGGGGTTAATGGCGAGTGCCCGGGGTGTTTTCATGGCTCAGGCCCCGGCGGCCTTGCGGCTGCCCTTGCGGACCATGAAAAGAAGGGCAAAGAGAAGACCGAAAATGAACCCCCCGACATGCGCATACCAGGCAATCCCGTCTACGTTGGAGTAAAGGAACTGCATGAAGAACCAGACCGTTAGAAGCAGGATGGCGGGAATGTCGACTATCTTGATGAAGACCACTATTATGAGGAGGGTCTTTATGCGTGCGTGGGGATAAACGAGGAGATAGGCGCCAAGTATGCCTGAGACCGCCCCGCTGGCCCCTATCATGGGGATTTCCGAGGAGGGGTCGTAGAAGACCTGGAAAGCCGCCGCACATATTCCCGAGAGAAGATAAAAAAGCAGATACCCCGCGTGCCCCAGTCTGTCCTCGATGTTGTTCCCGAAGATCCACAGATAAAGCATGTTCCCTATGATATGAAGAAAACCCCCATGAAGGAACATGGAGGTGAAGATCGTCATCACATTGTACGG contains:
- a CDS encoding rhomboid family intramembrane serine protease; translation: MIPLKDNIPTRTLPIITGGLIFVNIIIFVWQHLFLHVSASATLYTYYGLVPREFIASVVARHDLLPYNVMTIFTSMFLHGGFLHIIGNMLYLWIFGNNIEDRLGHAGYLLFYLLSGICAAAFQVFYDPSSEIPMIGASGAVSGILGAYLLVYPHARIKTLLIIVVFIKIVDIPAILLLTVWFFMQFLYSNVDGIAWYAHVGGFIFGLLFALLFMVRKGSRKAAGA